A window of Paenibacillus sp. 19GGS1-52 contains these coding sequences:
- a CDS encoding GNAT family N-acetyltransferase, which produces MEIRQLNSEEFETSLSLSEYAFQYKLAGEDKVKAKSRFKPERVWGIFEDGLLGAKLTLLPLQVYIQGRAVLMGGIAGVATWPENRRQGLVAKLLSHTLQTMNEAGQTLSFLHPFLIPFYRKFGWEIYCEYKKYTIPIAKFPLKAEIAGNIRRNLFDIEILDELYSHFAAQYNGTLKRDKDWWEHVVLNQDTFNAIFYSPKGNPEGYVLYKIEKSELVINEFVFMNEQARQGLWTFLANHDSMVTGASLKRVPSDDILPFLLPDPRISQESHPYFMARIVNAKAFVENFSFVVQGAQQKQIINIEDKYAPWNDGLWEWSITLEGTPTLIKIDGDNIEADLSCDIGTLTVLLLGYKRPGELSRFGRLTGNEAAVQWLEGIIPQAQTSLFDFF; this is translated from the coding sequence TTGGAGATTAGGCAGTTGAATTCTGAAGAATTCGAAACTAGTTTAAGCTTGTCCGAATATGCTTTTCAGTACAAGTTAGCAGGGGAGGATAAAGTCAAGGCCAAGAGTAGATTCAAGCCAGAACGAGTATGGGGTATTTTTGAGGATGGTCTTTTAGGTGCTAAGCTGACCCTGCTCCCACTGCAAGTATATATACAAGGGCGGGCAGTACTTATGGGGGGAATAGCCGGTGTAGCGACATGGCCAGAGAACCGCAGGCAAGGACTGGTAGCTAAGCTTCTATCCCATACACTGCAGACGATGAATGAAGCCGGACAGACGTTATCTTTTCTGCATCCCTTTCTTATTCCCTTTTATCGCAAGTTTGGGTGGGAGATTTATTGTGAATACAAGAAATATACGATTCCCATTGCTAAATTCCCATTAAAGGCAGAAATTGCAGGGAATATACGTCGTAATTTATTTGATATTGAAATATTGGATGAGCTATATAGTCATTTTGCAGCCCAATATAACGGTACGCTAAAACGTGATAAGGACTGGTGGGAGCATGTGGTTCTGAATCAGGACACGTTTAATGCTATTTTTTATTCACCGAAGGGCAATCCTGAAGGATACGTGCTGTATAAGATAGAGAAAAGTGAGTTAGTTATTAATGAATTTGTATTTATGAATGAGCAAGCTCGCCAAGGCTTATGGACGTTTCTTGCCAACCATGACTCCATGGTGACAGGAGCTTCTCTGAAGCGGGTTCCATCCGATGATATTTTGCCCTTTTTGTTGCCGGATCCGCGGATTTCGCAGGAGAGTCATCCATATTTTATGGCGCGTATTGTTAATGCCAAGGCATTTGTAGAGAATTTTTCTTTTGTGGTACAAGGTGCTCAGCAGAAGCAGATCATCAATATTGAAGACAAATACGCTCCATGGAATGATGGGTTGTGGGAGTGGAGTATAACCTTAGAGGGGACTCCTACATTAATAAAAATTGATGGCGACAATATTGAGGCAGATCTTTCTTGCGATATCGGTACATTAACAGTGTTGTTGCTCGGCTATAAACGCCCAGGTGAGCTGTCCCGCTTTGGGCGACTGACCGGAAATGAAGCTGCAGTGCAATGGCTGGAGGGAATCATTCCGCAGGCTCAAACAAGCTTATTTGATTTTTTCTAA
- a CDS encoding CtsR family transcriptional regulator: MRNISDIIEQYLKNILHESPEGTVEIQRNDLADQFSCVPSQINYVISTRFTLEKGYVVESKRGGGGYIRIQRFELPQNVALYAHLNHTIGSGIDQNTAEGLIYQLEEACFLSKREACLMRAAVSRDCLTLKLPYRDEIRAKLMKAMLISLLGK; encoded by the coding sequence ATGCGCAATATCTCCGATATTATTGAACAATATCTGAAGAATATTTTGCATGAAAGTCCCGAAGGTACGGTGGAGATTCAGCGTAATGACCTGGCGGATCAGTTCTCATGTGTACCGTCACAGATCAATTATGTCATTAGCACACGCTTTACTCTGGAAAAAGGCTACGTGGTGGAAAGTAAGCGCGGCGGCGGTGGATATATTCGTATTCAACGTTTTGAGTTGCCCCAAAATGTGGCTCTGTACGCGCATCTCAATCACACCATCGGAAGCGGAATTGATCAGAACACCGCTGAAGGGCTGATCTATCAGCTTGAAGAAGCCTGCTTTCTATCCAAGCGAGAAGCATGCCTCATGCGAGCCGCTGTTTCCCGGGATTGCTTGACGCTCAAGCTACCGTACCGGGATGAGATTCGTGCCAAGCTTATGAAAGCTATGCTGATCTCTTTGTTAGGCAAATAA
- a CDS encoding UvrB/UvrC motif-containing protein, translating to MLCQECGVKPATLHFTKIVSGEKTEFHICESCAREKGELIPGTAGGFSIHSLLSGLLDLEGADKEKSAATRTTQSLQCENCGMTYSQFSKLGRFGCSSCYKYFNSALDPLFKRVHGSTTHVGKIPKRAGAQIVFKRQIDELKQELQQSITQEEFETAAQLRDQIRRLEKEIAQE from the coding sequence ATGCTTTGCCAGGAATGCGGTGTCAAACCGGCAACGCTCCATTTTACCAAGATTGTGAGTGGAGAGAAGACGGAATTTCATATTTGTGAAAGCTGTGCCAGAGAGAAGGGGGAACTTATTCCCGGAACTGCTGGAGGGTTTTCAATTCACAGTTTGTTGTCAGGCTTGCTTGATCTTGAAGGAGCCGATAAAGAGAAGTCAGCTGCTACAAGAACTACGCAAAGCCTACAGTGTGAGAATTGCGGCATGACCTATTCGCAGTTCAGCAAGCTTGGGCGTTTTGGCTGCAGCTCCTGTTATAAGTATTTTAACAGTGCGCTGGACCCACTTTTTAAGCGGGTGCATGGCAGTACCACGCATGTAGGCAAAATTCCAAAACGAGCCGGAGCACAAATTGTGTTCAAACGGCAAATTGATGAATTGAAGCAGGAATTACAGCAAAGTATTACGCAAGAGGAGTTTGAGACCGCTGCTCAGTTACGGGATCAGATACGCCGACTTGAAAAAGAAATCGCACAAGAGTAA
- a CDS encoding protein arginine kinase yields the protein MSSLRFTEQALSDWMRCGGSDSEIVISSRMRIARNLQDLPFPLLASLEQSEEVLEQLTPVFHEEVSAEYGSFQMLKLDDLDELDKKVLVEKHLISPNLANDSRGGAVILNEDESVSIMINEEDHLRIQCLFPGLQVREAWIRATAIDDIFEAAVNYAFDDKRGYLTSCPTNVGTGLRASVMLHLPALVMTHQINRILSAVNQVGLTVRGIYGEGSEAVGNIFQISNQITLGQTESEIIENLHSVVTQIIDHERNARERLLTDSALRITDRVKRSYGILSYAAVMELKESAQRLSDIRLGVDLGILEGPSISVLNELNVKTQPGFLQKMFGDEMNATERDMYRAKLLRETLGTQH from the coding sequence ATGTCAAGTCTCCGGTTTACCGAACAGGCGCTTAGTGATTGGATGCGTTGTGGCGGCAGTGATTCCGAGATTGTAATTAGCAGCCGTATGCGTATAGCCCGCAACTTACAAGATCTTCCTTTCCCCCTGCTGGCCTCTTTGGAGCAGTCGGAAGAAGTACTGGAACAGCTTACTCCTGTATTTCATGAAGAAGTCTCAGCGGAATACGGCTCTTTTCAAATGCTGAAGCTTGATGATTTAGATGAACTAGATAAAAAAGTACTGGTGGAGAAGCATCTCATCAGTCCCAATCTGGCGAATGATTCACGAGGTGGAGCTGTAATACTGAACGAGGACGAGTCGGTTAGTATTATGATTAATGAGGAAGACCATCTCCGGATTCAATGTCTGTTCCCTGGTCTTCAGGTTAGAGAAGCATGGATACGTGCGACAGCAATCGACGATATTTTCGAAGCTGCAGTCAACTATGCTTTTGATGATAAAAGAGGATATTTGACAAGTTGTCCCACCAATGTTGGAACAGGACTCCGTGCCTCAGTGATGCTGCATTTGCCGGCTTTGGTAATGACTCATCAAATTAACCGGATATTATCAGCAGTAAATCAGGTGGGATTAACTGTTAGAGGAATTTATGGTGAGGGCAGCGAAGCAGTAGGGAACATCTTTCAAATATCCAACCAGATCACACTGGGTCAGACCGAAAGTGAAATCATTGAGAATCTTCACAGTGTAGTTACTCAGATTATCGATCATGAACGAAATGCACGCGAGAGATTGCTTACCGATTCCGCTCTGCGAATTACCGATCGGGTGAAACGCTCCTACGGAATTTTATCTTATGCAGCAGTAATGGAGCTTAAAGAATCGGCACAACGCTTATCGGATATACGGCTTGGGGTTGACCTTGGAATTCTGGAAGGCCCCTCCATTTCCGTATTAAACGAGCTGAATGTTAAGACGCAGCCAGGCTTCCTTCAAAAAATGTTCGGCGACGAGATGAATGCCACCGAACGAGATATGTACCGGGCGAAGCTGCTCCGGGAGACACTGGGAACACAACATTAA